The Mesoterricola silvestris sequence CGGGATGGGGGGATGTGAGTTGGGTGCACGGTGGTCACTGGCCTCCAGGGGTGGGAGCTCCGCCTCCGGGACTCCGAGGGTTTGGAGTACGAGCCGGAGGTCCTTGGGCGTCTTCCGGCCCGCCTCCCAGTGGCAAATGAGGCTCCTCGTGACACCAAGGCGCCTAGCCAGTTCCCCTTGGCTCATGTCGGCTTCGGTCCGAGCGCGGCGAATCAACTCCCCTGAAGTTGTTGACATGTAAGCTCCTCGCCGCCTTTGCGGCCGGGTGGGCTCCGTCAGAGCCTTGGAAACATTTACCTGTAGCCAGAAAAAGAACTGACCAAGTATTGACTTGGACTGTTGACATGCTATTTTTAGGGATGGGTGAACCGAATCCGCCCGGCCTCGAAGAGAACGGTAAGTTTGGCCTCGACGACGAACTGATTTCGTATCGTTCCGAACTGAATTGAATTTAGGCCGAACCAACCGATTGGTCAAGTATCGATCTTGAATTTTTTCTTGGGGTGGCCGATGTCAACAGTGGGCGAACGGATCAAAGAGGCGCGGGAGTCACGAGGCTTCACCCAAGAAGACCTTGCAGGCATCCTCCGGACCTCTCGGACTCTCATCTCGGCGTGGGAGCGCGACGAGACGGTCCCGCGGGGCAGCACTCGCATTAAAATTGCCAATGCCCTCGGATGCGATCAGGAGTGGCTGAGGACCGGATCCGGCCCGCGCGAATTGCGGGATGACCAATCGTTTTCGCTGACCTCGACCGAAGGGGTCGATCTGCTGGTCGACCAATACCTCGTTCCCGCACATGATCTGGTGCAAGCGGCCCTCCTGGACCGCGGGATAAAGCTGGAGAACGATCCACTCGCCCGTGTTGTATTCCAGGTGGCGATGAAGGCCCTGAGCGAGAAACGGAACCCGAATGAGGTTGATGTTGAGCAGGCTCTATTCGGCCTGATCAAGGGCTAGGCCATGGCTCGTCGGGCGAAGGCTTGGTTCACCGAAGACGGCCGGCCCATCATGCACGATGGGATATATAAGAACACGCCAGGTGGTGATTTTCTCTTCGACTTCAGGTGCTGCGGCCAGCACAAGAAGGGCAGCACCGGAACGCCGATCGAGGATCTGGCACGAGCCCACGTCGCGCAACTCAAGAGGCAGATCACGGATGCCTTCTACGGGCGAACGCCTCCAGAGCCCGTCAAACCCAAGGTCTACACGCTTTTCGAAGTTTGGGAGGAATGGGAGAAGAAGAAAACGAGCAGCGTATCGAAGAGCCATGTTCGATGGATGAAGGGGGTGGTGGTCCATCACACCCACGAGTGGAAAGATCTGCCCATCACTGAACTCGAAGGAGCAGCGATCAGCACGCTCAAGGACCGATACATGAGCGGGACGGGGAAGGGGTTCAAGAAGGGGGAGGGGCACACCGTTCGGACCCACAGCGGCGGGGGATGGAACAAGGTCCTCGTCCAGCTACGGGCCCTGGTGGGATTCGCACAATCGGAGGGCATGATCCAGGACCGGACGTTCTCGGCCAAGGGGAACTGGCTCAAGCCCGCCAGCAAGGCTCCTGGGTTTCTCTGGCCCGAGCAGGTTCAAAAATTCCTCGCGCCAATCGATACGATGCGGAAGAACTGCAAGGGGGATCGATTCTGTCACCCGGGAATCTACATCCGGCTCATGCTCGGTGTCGGCCTGCGCGAGGGAGAGGCCATCAACCTGGAATGGGAGCGGGTCAACTGGCGGCAGAATGTCATCGTGATAGCCGATGCACGGGCTACCGACTGGAGGCCGAAGGACCGCGAAGTGCGCGAGATCGAAATGCCCGCCTGGCTTCGAACCTACCTCCTCCAGTGGTGGGAATTCTGTGAGCGCCCATCCAAGGGCCTGGTGATGGTGTCTCGCCATGGCGGAGCCCACAGGGAGGGAATCTCCAAGCGGGCCATAGAGAAGGGCGCAGCCGAACTGGGAATCGTCGGCCTCCATCCGCATCTTCTGCGTGCGACCTTCGCCACCACCCAATGGGAGATCGGGGCGACCCTGGATGAGATCGCGGCGATGCTTGGGCACGACGACCCCGAGATCACCCTCAAGCACTACATCCGACGGCGCCCCAAGGGCCAGACCGTAAATCAAGCCAAGGCGGCCGAGCGGATGGGGTTCACGAATCCCCAAATAGTCCCCGCCTAAGAGTCAACATTCCACAAATGAAGTTTTATAACAGGTTGTTGGAACTACAAAGTGGCTCATAACCGCTTGGTCCAGGGTTCGAATCCCTGTGGGGCCACCAAGTAACCCTCCGATGAAGTCCGAGGAGGTCCGGAATAGCCCGTAGAACTTGGGCTTTCCGGGGTATTCATATCCGGGGGGGCTGCCGCGGTCCCCTGGAAATGGGAGTGCCTGGCGAACCTGGGGACGTGCTTAAAACAAAACACGCGGCAGTGGCCCGCCTATGCATGCCTCGATGGCGCCCACCAACATTGCGGAAGAATGCTCCCTCCGCCCCGCCGTCGTCGGGCGCACGATCAGCTAGGGCGCCCGCAATGCGGGTTGCCATTTCGCGGCAACGATCGTGACCACTCTGACTGAAATCTCTCATGCGACCTGTTTCCCAAGGCGAGAGTCCGCCCCTCCTGCATCCCGTCTGACTCAGATCCTCGCAAGCTCCGCTGGGTTCGCATCCAGCGGACCCAGCGGACCCAGCGAATCCGCGATGCGACGTTCGGGGCCTGCTTGAAGGGATACCGGCCAACAAAGGGATGGAAATCTTGAAGACGTTAATGAAGAGCGGTTGCGCTGAAATCAGCTTGTGTCATCATTCAAATCACCAATCAACGGCAGTTCTTCGGCCACCTCTTTTCAGGGCCCATGGTCAAGGTTGTGACTCGAGAAGTCCCGAGTCCATTCCGACGATCCATCCCTCCTGTTGGCCTGATCACAATTCGTGGCTCAATTCCATTCAATGGAGTCTCATATGTGGAAATTGACTATGCGGCTCTTCCTCCAGGCATTTACATTGCTTGCCGCAGGAGGCTCTTATCTTATTGCCCAATCCTATCAATCAAATTTCGGTGATATCAAGTTCGATCGCAACAAGAGCCCAGCAACTTGGCATGGTATTTCAGATGTTGAGTCTTCCACGGGAGCGCTTAGCATCAATATCCCTATGGGACCCGGGATTGGCGCCCGCGGAGCGAAATGGATCCCAACTATTCGTGGACGCTGGGCGCCCCAAATTGCTGGGATGTCCTCTACAACTGTTAATAGCGCAGGAGGTATTGCAGAGGGTAGTTGGACCCAAACAACGCATAATGGCAGCTTGGATTTTAGCCCCGGGCACCTTAAGCTGACGATCTGTGACTATGCATCAGAGATAACGAACCCAAATGCCGGTTCTAATGGCCCCCGTGAGGATTCAGATCTCTTCACTTATTATAGCCTTCCGGACGGAACTAGCGGATCCTATTTTGGCGCCATTGATTTCACTGGGCCAAATGCATTGTCTACCGGATTGGATCCTGTTGCTACGATTGCGGCATTTGGCTTTGAGGCATCGGCAGGCTGGTCGGTGGCTACCGACATTGCCGTTCCGACCAATGTAAATCCTGGTCCCTACGTCAGGCTTGGACAGAGTGGTGAGGTGGTTATTGGCTTGTATAAGCCAGGGGAAGCAGATACGCGGATCTGTGTTCCCCTTACGGGCCAGCTTGGAAATGGGCAAAGTTCCGACAACACCTGCCCGCGGTATCCCGGGCGTATTCTTGTTGTTAAAGGCGACATTGCGTATGAATTTGTATACCGCGCCACCAAGAAGACCGGCCTGATTCCCCTGGATGAGACGGACAGGAATTCGCCGAAGGTACAGGCCTTCCGATGGGCCACTTTTGGCCTAGCTTCCATCAGGAACAGGCAAGGCGATGCGATTAAGTTTACAAATGACCTGACCAATGACACCTTCCTAGCAAAATGGTACCTTGGCGACTGGAGCACGGACACTGGTCAGGCGATTCTCGTAACAGGCACCACTCCTTTTGGAACCTCTGAGAGCAATTCATTTAGCGTTAACTACCAAGGCAATGGGAATCAGCCTTCCTATACCGTTGGTGGTGTTCATCGAGTCGCACCTTACGGAAGTGCAGGCGAAGATACCGCTGGGACGAAGCCGGGGTTTGGGATTGATGGATTCATTAGCCGTGCCGTCGATTCGGTTGTCGATAACATTTCTGACCAGACGATTTCCTTGACATATGCTGAGTTGTGTCCAGAATTTTCTGTAAGTCCGCTCCAGTAGGGATTTCCTCAGTCTAGGGCGGGCAGCCGCAGGCGGACCCCGCCCGGCCCGGCGAAACCGATCAGATTCCTGCTGATGACCATCCGCTGTGGGGCATTTGGAGAACGCGCAGCGGTCTCCAGGCGCAGCCCGAGGGTGTGGAAAGGGTGCGGGCAGGCCCGCAGGGCCGGTGCGCGAAGCGCAGTCCACAGGCTTTCCATGCCTGAGCACGCTCCACAGAGCATGGGTCGGCGCCATCAGGGCATGGAGCGACCATAGGAACAAGATCACGCCGGTCCCCCCATGTGCACCCATGCCTGGCCGGTCCAGGCCTCGTTCTGTTCCATGAGAAGCGCCCCGTAGACGCGTTCCCGGCTTTCCGCATTGGGCCAAACCCGCACCAGTCGGCTCTTTCGCTTCAGCTCCTGGTTGAATCGCTCGACCATATTGGTCGTCCGCAGCCGCTTATGATGGCCCTCGGGTAGCGCCAGGACGGCCTGGAGGCTGTCCAGGTGCTCCTCCACGTAGTCCACTGCCTTGGGCGATTTCTCCTCCCAGCGCGCCCTCAGCAGACCGAGCAACTCCTGCGACCGGACGTAGTCCACGGCGTGGAGCACGGCCCTCACGTCTTCCCGGAAGGCCTTCTGGTCCGCCGCCTTGACCTGCTCGATCGACCTGCGGAGGAAGTGCGCCTGGCACTCCTGCCAGCTCGATCCGGGAAACGCCTTCGTCGCGGCCTGGCAGAGGCCCTCGTGGGCGTCCGAGACCAGCAGGTCGACCCCATGCAGGCCACGACCCTTCAGGTCCTTGAACAGGCCCTCCCAGGCCACCTCGGTCTCTCCGCCCCAATCCAGCCAGCCCAGGACCTCTCGCTCCCCCTTCTCGTTGACCCCAGCAGCCCATAGGAAGGCCCGGCTGCGGACGCGGTGGCCTTCCCGGACTTTGTCGAACCGGGCGTCAACGAGGAGATACGGAAAGGCACCCAAGGGCCGGGTCCGAAACGCTTCCACGGCCGGCTCGATGTCCTTTAGGATCTGGGATACCAGGCTGGGACTGACCTCTGCCCCGAAGGCCTCCTCCGCCAGCCTGCTCACGTTCCGGTTGGACACCCCGGCCAGCACCATCTGGCCGCAAGCGGCCAGCAGGGCGCGCTCGGATCTCTGCCAGCGCTCGAATAGGGCCGGCCGGAAGGAGCCGTTCCGGGCCTGCGGTACAGATAGCTCCAGGGCGCCGGCCACGGTCTGGAAGCCACGATCC is a genomic window containing:
- a CDS encoding IS256 family transposase: MLVEAVAQALINSQADAHFEAPWNARGMERPNGYRNGYKDRGFQTVAGALELSVPQARNGSFRPALFERWQRSERALLAACGQMVLAGVSNRNVSRLAEEAFGAEVSPSLVSQILKDIEPAVEAFRTRPLGAFPYLLVDARFDKVREGHRVRSRAFLWAAGVNEKGEREVLGWLDWGGETEVAWEGLFKDLKGRGLHGVDLLVSDAHEGLCQAATKAFPGSSWQECQAHFLRRSIEQVKAADQKAFREDVRAVLHAVDYVRSQELLGLLRARWEEKSPKAVDYVEEHLDSLQAVLALPEGHHKRLRTTNMVERFNQELKRKSRLVRVWPNAESRERVYGALLMEQNEAWTGQAWVHMGGPA
- a CDS encoding tyrosine-type recombinase/integrase, with amino-acid sequence MARRAKAWFTEDGRPIMHDGIYKNTPGGDFLFDFRCCGQHKKGSTGTPIEDLARAHVAQLKRQITDAFYGRTPPEPVKPKVYTLFEVWEEWEKKKTSSVSKSHVRWMKGVVVHHTHEWKDLPITELEGAAISTLKDRYMSGTGKGFKKGEGHTVRTHSGGGWNKVLVQLRALVGFAQSEGMIQDRTFSAKGNWLKPASKAPGFLWPEQVQKFLAPIDTMRKNCKGDRFCHPGIYIRLMLGVGLREGEAINLEWERVNWRQNVIVIADARATDWRPKDREVREIEMPAWLRTYLLQWWEFCERPSKGLVMVSRHGGAHREGISKRAIEKGAAELGIVGLHPHLLRATFATTQWEIGATLDEIAAMLGHDDPEITLKHYIRRRPKGQTVNQAKAAERMGFTNPQIVPA
- a CDS encoding helix-turn-helix domain-containing protein — translated: MSTVGERIKEARESRGFTQEDLAGILRTSRTLISAWERDETVPRGSTRIKIANALGCDQEWLRTGSGPRELRDDQSFSLTSTEGVDLLVDQYLVPAHDLVQAALLDRGIKLENDPLARVVFQVAMKALSEKRNPNEVDVEQALFGLIKG